A region of Anoplopoma fimbria isolate UVic2021 breed Golden Eagle Sablefish chromosome 24, Afim_UVic_2022, whole genome shotgun sequence DNA encodes the following proteins:
- the mrps17 gene encoding 28S ribosomal protein S17, mitochondrial has translation MSVKHVSVHAKWIIGRVIGTKMYKTAKVRVTRLVLDPYLLKYYNKRKTYFAHDALRQCTVGDIVLLKALPEPRSKHVKHELSEMVYKVGRVVDPLTGKRVEGTEFVEPLTDLPLSLKEDTTLSEKLQELNISAISSEADSPPAQAPTS, from the exons ATGTCGGTCAAGCATGTGTCAGTCCATGCCAAATGGATCATCGGCAGAGTAATAGGGACCAAGATGTACAAAACTGCCAAAGTGAGAGTCACAAGGCTGGTGCTGGACCCATACCTGCTCAAG TACTACAATAAGAGGAAGACCTACTTTGCCCATGATGCTTTGCGACAATGCACTGTGGGAGATATCGTCCTTCTAAAGGCTCTGCCTGAGCCCAGGTCCAAACATGTGAAGCATGAACTGTCTGAGATGGTGTATAAAGTTGGCCGGGTGGTCGACCCACTGACTGGAAAGAGGGTTGAAGGAACTGAGTTTGTGGAGCCTCTGACCGACCTTCCACTCAGTCTGAAAGAGGACACGACGTTATCAGAAAAACTTCAGGAGCTTAACATCTCTGCCATCTCCAGTGAGGCTGATTCCCCACCAGCACAAGCTCCCACTTCATGA